TGGATCACTTCCGGGTGTGTAGTAGATCAGCAGTACCAATCTCCGGATCTTAAAAACGTTTTCAGCGAAATGTTTACTAACGCAGGGCTTAACAATGCCAGTCTTGCATTCCGTATTCAGGGGAACGGACAGGGAGCGTTCACAGTAAAATCATATTCTGCCGCAACCGGAAAAAAGCCTAAACTGGTCATTAATTACTCTACCCAGACCACAACCATTACAAAATTAATTTCTTCGGGAAATAACGATGCTGAACAAGTTCTTACCACCGGGAATATTGATTTAGGAAGCGGAATAATGGAATTAGGAGGAAAATATGGGGCTACGCCACAAATATCCGCCTTAAGATTTGAAAATGTTCAGATTCCAGCCAATGCTGAAATTACAAAAGCTTATATAGAGTTTTATTCTTACGGAACCAACCCGAACAATGCAGAACTTGTTTTCCGCACAGAATTAGGAAATGCTCCGGTTTATACAACTGCCAGCAATAATATTTCCGGAAGAAATTATTCCCAGCATAAAGCAAAGTGGGTTACTGCTCCCTGGACATCAGGAAATACAATGTACAGAAGTGTTGATCTGAAGGAAATTATAGACGAAAACCGTTTGAACGGCTGGCAGTCAGGCCAGACACTTGCTTTTAAGGTTGAAGGGAATGACGGAAACGCTACGGCCTGGTCTGTAAACGGATCGCCGAATTATCAGCCTAAGCTGGTTATTGAATACAAAAATAACGGTAACGGCCCAAGTGTAGGACCTGCTCCTCAGGATGAAACCGTTAGAAAATATGTTTCTGCCTGGGAAAATGATGGTATACAGAATCTTTCAACAGGCGGAATAGATTTAGGGAGAGGAATTCTGGAACTTGGCGGAAAATCCGGGGCCACAGCACAAACTACAGGAATCAGGTTTGAAAATATTCAAATTCCTGATAATGCTTACGTTACTGATGCTTATATTGAATTTTATGCCTATGGAAACAGCACAAATGCCCTGGTGAAAATTTCTTCAGAAATGGCAAATGCCGCGGTGTACAATACCACTTCGGCGAATATTACAAAACGTAATTATTCAACAATATTTGCAGACTGGAATACAGGAAACTGGACATCCAATTCCAAATACAGGACATCAAACCTTAGAAATATTGTTGATCAGGCAAGAATAAACGGTTGGCAGTCAGGAAATTCACTGGCATTTAAGTTAGAATCAGAATCCGGGGGAGCCAATGTATATTCAAGAAACGGTTCGGAGCTTTACCAGCCAAGACTGGTTATTGAATATCTAAATAATAATACAGGTCCTGCAATTGATATAGAAAGCAATCCTGCCAATATGAACAAGCTTTATATCAATGAAGTTTCCTCAGAAGGTACCCAAAGCCAGGAAGAAGACTGGATTGAGATTTACAACGACCACGATTATCCGGTTTATTTCAATAAACAGAACAGCGGAATTTACCTTTCCGATAAAAATGGAAACCGTACTTTAAGCGAATTAAAAGATATTTATATTCCAGCAAAAGGATTTACCACTTTTATTGCAGATAGTGATCCTTCCAAAGGCAGCAACCATCTTAATTTTGGTTTAAGCTCAGATGGCGAGACTATTTATTTTTCAAGAAAGGTTAACGGAAATGTGATTCAGCAGGATATTTTAACGTATCAGAATATTCCTTATAATCAGACTGCAGGAAAATTTCCAAATGGAACAGGAAGTTTAGTTAATTTTATTAAACCTACTTATAATGCTTCGAATAATGATGGAAAACAGCGTGTTGATCTTGGCTTCAGCAAAACAAGAGGTGTTTATGATTCAGGATTTGATCTGGCAATTTCCGTACCGGCAGGAACTACGGTAAAATATACTTTGAATGGGAAAACTCCATCAGCAACAGTAGGAACAGTTTACACGGCTCCAATTGCCATCAGCAAAACTTCTGCAATAAAAGTATATGCATATGATGCAGCCGGAAACAATTCGGGAGTTGTAGCCCATACTTATGTCCTAAGAAACAATTATGCTAATGAAACTACTGCAGACGGTTACTGGCAATGGTATTACAAATCCAATATCACTGCTGCAGAATATGCTCAGGCAATCGGGGAAGTTCCAATTGTATCGGTAACAACCAATGCTGAACCTAATACAATATGGGCTGAAGCTTCCGTAGAATATATCGACAATAATGTTTACAGCGGAAGGAAAAATTTCTTCAGTAATTCCCTGACAAAAAAATTCGGGCAGGAAAGTTTAGGCTTCTACAATCCAAACCTTAAATTGAAATTCAATAGTGATTCAGGAGTAAAAAAGGCCAATTATGCGTTCTTCGACGATTATCCAAACGATGCTTTTGAAAATCCGGGTAAAATTCAGACTTTAGAATTAAAACAGGGCCAGGATAATGCATCCCGAAATGTTTATAATATCGGATTCATGAGATTCAGCGAAAAAATATCAATGAATCTTCAGAAGGAAATGGGGAAATACGCTTTGAATACCCGCTACATCAATCTTTTTGTCAATGGTAAATACCGTGGTTTGAAAACTTTGAGGAATGACTTTAACCCGAATAACCTTGAAGAAATTTTCGGGGATGATGATAATAATTACACGAAAGTAAATCTCCAGGACGGATACTTTAACGGAGGTATTGTAGAAGCAGGAGACGGAAGCCAGGCCGTATGGAATAATATTAGAAATATTGCATTCGCCAAGAAATTCCAGGATTTAAAAAAACTGGTAGATGTTGATGATTTAATCAAGTTTCAGCTGGCATTTATGTTTACTGATACCGAGAATGAAGCGGTAGCTATTATGCATAATACCAATCCTGATGTAATGAAAGCTAAATTCATGATCAATGATACAGACGGGTCCTTCTTTGGAGGAATCACCTATTCTTCATCAGATGTATCAATGCCTGCAAGAGGATTTGCCGGCGGAGGAGGTAACTATAAATTTAAATGGATTTACTCACCATGGAGCATAAACGGTCCGGGGGAATCTTCGGAAACTTCATGGGATCAAATACCAATGCTACAGCCGGAAATCTGGAGTTTAAAACTTTAGTAAAAGATGCTGTTCTGCAATATATGGGACCTGCTTCAGGGAATTTTTCAGGAACGGATGGGGCTACTTTATCTGTTGTGAATGTACAGAATAAAATTAAGAGTACCATGACTGAGCTTGACAGATTATATAAGCTTGATGCAGCTTATATGGGCTATACAGGAAATGTTTACGAACAGTGGAAAAACGTAGACGGACCAAGAATTATCGCTCAGGTTCCGGAGAGAGTTTCATTCAACTTAAAGAAATGGCTGGAATATAATATGGCACACACCCTTCTGCCTAATGAAATTCCAACATCTTCTACGATCAAGAAAACAGATCAGATCCAGATCAGCAATCCGAATTCAGGGACTCAGGTTTATTACACATTAAACGGTACTGACCCGATGGGGAATGATGGAGTGATTTCTCAGGAAGCTCATCTGTATAACGGAACGTTTACTTTACCGGTTGGAACATATAACATTATGACACGTGCTTTTACTACAAATAACTGGGGACCAAAGTCTTCAAAAGCAATTAAAGTTGAAGATGTGAATCCGGGTAAATTTGTTATCACAGGAATTAATTATAAGCCTCAAACCAATGGTGATGCAGAATTCTTAATGATCACAAATGCAGGAGGAGCAGACCTGGATGTTTCAGGATATACCATTGCAGATGCTATTGTCTATAAATTCCCTGATGGAACCAAAATTTCTCCAAATCAGACGATCATGCTGGTGAAAGACCTTACATTGGTTACAGGATTCAGCCAGTATAACAAATTCCAGTGGACCAGCGGTAGTCTGAGTAATTCCGGAGAACCTATTACCTTTAAGGATACGGCAGGTAACACAATAGATTACGTATCTTTTGGCAGTATCTTGCCATGGCCGACCGAAGCTAACGGGCTGGGATCTTATCTGAAATTGATTTCTTCTGACCTGAATAATGAACTTCCGGAAAGCTGGGAAGCTGCATCAATTTCTACTGCTTCTGCTTTTGCTAAAGCCAAAACAGCAAAATCGGATGAGCGGAAAATAACATCGGATCTTGTACCGGCAAGCGGCCAGGAGATTAAAATTTATCCTGTTCCTATGAAAAATATTTTATTCATCAATATAAATGAGGAATCCGTGATTTCAATTTATAATACTGCAGGACAGATGGTGAAAACAAAAAAGCTTAGTGCAGGAAAAGATTCTATTGATGTATCCGGACTTAGTCAAGGTGGATATCTTGTAAAGATTCAGGGTGAGAAAGAATCTAAAGTTTTCAAAGCAACAAAAGAGTAATTTTAACTGATTTAGATAGTAAAGATGCCTTCTCGTTTGAGAAGGCATCTTTTATTTATATCTTTTGTTTGTATATATATGATACCGCTAAAATTGATAGGATAAAAAGGGGTATAAGAATATCTTTTAAAGTATCTCCAATAGATAAATGGGTGATAAATGCTGAAATAAGAACGATGGTTATTCCTGAATAAGCAAAACCTTTTACCCTGGAAGGTAAAGGAATTAATAAAGCAATTGAACCTAATATTTTGGCTACTCCAAGCTCAGTTTTAAAATAGCCGGGAAATCCCATATTAGGATGAGCAGATTCAATAATTGATGGATTTAGCAGATAAATTACCCCGCTACAAAGCAATGGTATAGCAACAAGGCAGGTACTTGCCCAGTAAATAATTTTGTTTTTCGTCATTTGTTGTTTATTTGTGTTAATTAAAAAAGGTCTGGAAAGTTCATTCCAGACCTAAGAAGATAATATTTTATAGTTGTACCATCTCAGTAACCTCTACATCATATCCTCCAACCTGAGGTTTGATATTCGGGTTTTGAGTGATTACTTTGAACTTATTGATTCCTAAATTCTTTAAAATCTGCGTTCCAATTCCATAATCCCTGTAATTGTACGCTAATGTAGGATGCTGCTCCTGACCGTCCTGATAGTTCAGGAATTGCTGAAGCTTTCTCAATGTATTTTCAGAGTTAGAAACGTTATTGATGAAAATAATAGCTCCTTTTCCTGCTTCATTTACCATTCCGGTTACTTTCTCCAGTAAAGGTTTCTCACCGTTGTTCAGTCTTGTTAATACATCAAAATAAGAATCTGAAGACTGTACTCTTACCAAAACCGGCTCATCTACAGTCCACGCTCCTTTTGTTAAAGCAAAATGGATCTGATCGTTAGAAGTTTCTCTGAAAGCATAAAAATCAAAATCGCCGTAATGCGTTTTTACTTTTTTCTCTTCAAGCCTTTCTACCAGATTTCCTTTTTTAAGCTGATAATGGATCAGATCTTCAATAGAAACGATTTTCATATCATGCTTTTGTGCAAATGCGTGAAGTTCAGGTAGGCGAGACATTGTACCGTCTTCGTTCATAATTTCACAGATTACTCCTCCTTCTTTCAATCCTGCTAAATGCGTAAGATCAATAGCTGCTTCAGTATGTCCGGCTCTTTTCAATACTCCTCCTTTTCTTGCACGAAGCGGGAAAATGTGGCCAGGTCTCATAAAATCTGTAGGTTTGGATTTTTCATCCATCAGTGCTAAAATGGTTTTTGCTCTGTCCCCTGCAGAAATCCCTGTAGATGTTCCGTTACCTAGAAGGTCAACCGATACGGTAAAAGCAGTTTCTTTAGGATCGCTGCTTCTGCTAACCATTACTTCAAGGCCAAGCTCGTCACATCTTTTTTCAGGAAGCGGCATACAGATCAGCCCTCTTCCGTGAAGTGCCATAAAATTGATAATTTCCGGCGTTGTCAGTTCTGCCGCGCAAAGAAAATCACCTTCATTTTCTCTGTCTTCATCATCTACTACTATGATTATTTTACCATTTTTAAGGTCTTCAATAGCCTCTGGAATAGTATTTAATTTAATATCGGACATTTTTACTTTTTATTTGTGCAAAGATACTCATAAAAATAAGCATCTGCCAACTAATTATGAATGGTTTATTACGCTTTGGATAGAGTTCGCTGCCTCTCTGAAAATCTCATAAGATCTCAATCTTTTCTGATGGTCATAAATATGTGAATTGATCATAAGTTCATCTACCTGGAATCTTTCCTGAAAATCTTTAAGTTTTTCCTGAACTTCAGCCTGATCCCCGATAAACGTATATCTTAATTTTTGTAACACCATAGATTTTTCCATAGGTGACCAGATCTCATCCATATCATCCACAGGCGGAGCAAAGGGCTTTCTATCATTTCTTACAATATTAATGAATGCCTGAAATAAAGTAGTCGAAATTTTATGAGCTTCTTCAGATGTTTCGGCTGCAACACCATTTACGCAGGCAATGATATAAGGTTTATCTGCGTATTTTGAAGATTCAAAATGCTCTCTGTATATTTTAAAAGCCATTTCCATCTGCTCTGGAGCAAAATGTCCTGCAAATGCATAAGGCAATCCCAATTCCGCAGCCAGCCATGCACTGTCTGTACTTGATCCCAGAATATAAAGCGGAACATCCAAACCTTCTCCTGGAATGGCACGAACCATTGCATCTGAGTTTTCTTTTGAAAAATATCTTTGAAGCTCGAGAATCTGTCTTGGAAACTGTTCGTTGATGATAGCAGGGTTTCTTCCTAAAGCCTGAGCTGTTAACCCATCTGTTCCTGGCGCTCTTCCTAATCCAAGATCAATTCTTCCCGGGAAAAGAGATTCTAAAGTTCCGAACTGTTCTGCAATAACCAGAGAGCTGTGGTTGGGAAGCATAATTCCTCCTGAACCTACTCTGATTTTTTTTGTTCCATTGGCGATGAAACCAATTAAAACAGAAGTTGCTGAGCTTGCAATACTCTCCATATTATGGTGTTCCGCCAGCCAGAATCTTTTATAGTCTAAATTTTCAGCATGATTAGCTAATGATAAGCTGTCCTGAAAAGTATCATGAATGCTTTTACCTTGCTTTACCGGTGCAAGATCTAAAACAGAAATTTCAAAATTTTTCATATTGAGATCGTTAATTTTTCCAAAAGTGATAGCGTATCACCTCTGGCAATTTCATAATTCTAAATCGGTTCTTAAAACCAAACAAATTTAAAACATAAAAATTGCATTAGTTACTTTTTGTAATTAATAAAAACAATTGATCAGTTCAGGGAAAAACTATTGGAATAAAATTTTTGTTTACTTGATTTTACTTATAAGATTTTGGGTAAATTGCAGTTTCATTCAAGAACATGAAAACAAAAATAATGTATATCGAAAACAAATCCTTCGGCCATCACGGTTCCGCATGGATTGGTTTTGTAGAATTTTCAAAATCCGGGCAAACGATTTATTTTGACGATAAGGCACTTAAAAAGCTAAAAAAACCAGGAATCAATGCAAATCATTTTGATATAGAAACAGGAGAAGAATACTGGGTATCCGGTATTAAGAAAAATGGTCATAACAGGCATCAATTTGGTGGTGGAAAAATTATGATTGATAGAAATTCAATAGATGAATATTTGAAACTGGTAGACTTTAACAATCTTGATGAAAAGTATTTTGAAATTGTTGAATTTTCCAGAACAGATAAAAATAGACTTAAGGAAATAGAAAATACCGAAACTGAATTCAGAGACAGAAGTTATCGGGCTACTTTCTATGACAATAATAAAAGAAAATTAATTTTCGATATTAAAATTTAAATGAAAAATATTTATCTACTTCTTTTCTCATTCTTTTTAATGAGCTGCTCTTTCAATCAATCCTATAAAGACAGAGAATCTGACAAAATAGATGGTGAAAAAATTCCAATAAAATTTTATTGGGAATTACGTTATGGCAAAAACCCTGATGATATTTATAAGTTGTTTGGCGACAAATTTTTTGAGGTAACCGATAAAGAAAAACTTGTGAAACTTATTAATACAGTCAATGAGATTGGGCCTGTTGAAGAATACAATCTTGCAAAATGGGAAACAATGATAGTGAAGGGAAGCAATGCCCGAAGTCAATATTTCTTTATGTACAATGTAAAAAGAAGTACTAAGAAAACAGAAGAATCTTTTACTTTAGAAAAGAATAAAGAAGGAGATATAAAAATAGTAGGTTACAGAGTTAATCAGGATTTATTAAACGAATAAAAAGAAAAAGGGTTTTGAATATTTTCAGAACTCTTTTTTATTTTACATGTTTTTGTTTAAGTGGTTTTTAAAACAAACAATACGAATAAATATATTTCAATGTAAATAATTCAATAAAAAGAGAAATATTTATTATATTCGTATACCAAATCTTTAAAAACTTTAATATGAACAAAAAATCAAACAGTCTGTTCTATCGGCAGATCCTGACAGGAAGAACTGTCTTTATGAGTTTTCTTATCGCTGCAACATTATTTTCATGTAGTAAAAACAATGAAGAAATTAGCTCTGAAGCACAAACCAATGCCTTCAATGCAGACAATCTTAAGAAAGGGAAATTAGGAGGTCAGGACATTATCTATGAAAGAAAAAATGGAATGAACTTTTTCGAGGGAGATATGGTTCTTTCTGACAAGCAATTATCCGAAGGTAATGAAGTCAATAAAGGTGGTGCAAGCTATTCAAGATGGCCAAGCGGTAAAATTTATTATACCATTGCCAGTAATATGGGTTCTATCAACGTTAATAAAATCAATTCCGCTATCAGCGAGTATAACAGCAAAACCAATACTCAATGGATCTACCGTACTAATCAGTCTAATTATGTAGAATTTATTTTCGGAAGTTCATCCGGATCGGATGGCTGGGCTCATATCGGGTATCAGGGCGGAAAACAAACTGTTTCTTTGGACCAGTATATTTCTGTAGGCTCGGTAATTCATGAAATGGGACATACCGTGGGACTTTACCATGAACACACCCGTAAAGACAGAGATCAATATGTAAAAATTCTGTGGAACAATATCCAAAGCGGGCAGTCTTATAATTTTAATATCTATAGTTCCGGAACAGATATAGGGCCATTCAATATCAATTCGGTGATGATGTATTGGCCGACATCTTATTCTAAAAACGGACAACCAACAATTACAAGAGCTGACAACAGCAGTTTCACGTATAACAGAACCGGATTTACAACCGGAGATATCAATACTATTAATGCTATGTATCCTTAATTTAAAGAACTTTTGTGACAATCAAAAAAGGGAAGAATTCTTATGAATTCCTCCCTTTTTTATAATTATAATGGTTAATTAAAATCCTGATTTCGTTAAATTCAAAATGATTTGGCAGCGCATTCTTCCACTCGGTCAATGTTTCGTGTGGATTTTTATAGAACTCTTCTTCAAAAGCCTTGATCTTATCTGAAGTAATAACTCTGGCAATATCCAGCAATCCCTGTTCGGCAAATTTGGCAAGATGACCAATCACTGTTTCTTTCACCAACCCTCTTTCTAAGGCAATTTCTCCAATAGTTTTTCCCTGCTCAAATAATTGGAAGGTTAGAACCTGTGACGGGACTTTAGCAATTTTCAGATTGATTTCCTTATCATTCTTTTCTTCTAAAAGTTTCGTTTCAAGAAGATGAATGTCTCTCAGGCTGTTCAGGTACTCTTCAATATCTTCCAGCCAGCTTTTAAATTCTTCGTTATATTGTTTTAAGCCTTTCGCTCCTTTTATTTCGGCATAAAAATCTTTCAAAGGATCGAAAATTTTATTTCTGATTTCTGTAAAAAAGAAATTAACCGCTCCTTTTGATTTGCTTTCAATCTCCGTCCATTCTTCTTTCTGTTCAATAAAATTATTAACCTTCTGAAAAATGACACGTTCCAGTTTTTCAAATATTTTTCCAAGATTTACGGCTTCATGCTTCAGTTGAAGATAAAGCTGCTTGGTTTTAACATGGTCAATATTCTTCGTTACAATAGAAAGGTTGTTCCACTCCTCTACTTCTTTTAAAAACCATGTACAATCCAGGGTACGAAGTACTTTTCTGATACTGTAATCATATTTTTCCTGATTCAGAATCGCTTCAACGTGGTCATTAGCAATGGTGTCCGTATGGAAATGCAGAATCCTGTTATCTTTGAAAATAACTTCAGGAGTAATTTTTGATTTTAAAACAATTCCTTCCAACGTTCTGCAACGGGATAAAGCCACATATACCTGACCGGCAGTAAAACTTTTTCCGGCATCAATAATCACTTTATCAAACGTTAATCCCTGGCTTTTATGAATAGTAACTGCCCAGGCCAGTTTGATCGGAAACTGTTCAAAACTTCCCAACACTTCTTCTTTAATATTCTTATCAGTATCAAGGAAATATTTCTTCTGTTCCCAGGTTTCTCTTTTTACAACAATTTCCCTCTCGCTTTCGTCCAGTATCACACGGATTTCATTTTCGTCCAATCCGATGATCTCGCCCAGCTTTCCGTTGAAATATTTCTTTTCCCCGGAAATATCATTTCGGATAAACATGATCTGAGCTCCGATTTTCAATTCTAAAAACTGTTCATTTGGAAACTGATTTTCTTTAAAATCTCCTACAAGCTTAGCTTCATATGTTTGAGGATCTACTTTGATTTCTGCCAGTTTTTCCTGATTGATCTCATCCGCCATTTTATTGTGAGAGCACAGGTATACGTAAGATTCTTTCCCCATATCAAAATCAGGATCATACCTTTCATTGAGATGATTAAAATCTATATTGGCTACATCTCCGTCACGGATCGCATTCAGAATTTCCAAAAACGCCTCATCAGATTGTCTGTAGACTTTTGTAAGCTCAATAGTAACAATGGGAACTTCTTTAATAGCATGACTGTCAAAAAAGAAAGGTGAATTGTAGTACATTTTCAGAATATGCTCATCCCTCACTACCGGAGGAAGCTGAAACAAATCCCCGATGAACAGCATCTGAACTCCCCCGAACCTCTGATTATTCCTTCTGATAAAGCGTAAAGAAAAATCCATCATATCCAGAACATCCGCTCTCAGCATCGAAACCTCATCAATGATAATGATCTCTACTTCCCGCAGAAGCTTCAGTTTGTCTTTACGGTATTTGAAATGGGGCATCAGATCGGCAATATTATTAGCCAAACTGGTATCTATCCTTTCTGTAGTAGGGAGAAAGGTTCTCAGCGGCAAACCAAACATTGAGTGGATGGTTACCCCTCCTGCATTAATCGCGGCAATTCCCGTAGGTGCTATTACGATATGCTTTTTCTTTGTCCGTCTTACAAAATCATTAAGAAATGTCGTTTTTCCTGTTCCCGCTTTTCCGGTTAAAAAAACGCTTCTGTTCGTATATTCTATTAAGTCAAAAAAATGATTGTTCATCGTTGTCAAAAATACGGAAATGAATTTGAATTTCTTACCTTGGCATAAGTTTTGAAAAATTAATAAAAAGAAAAACTTTATTGTGAAAAAATTATTCTTTCATGTCCCGGTAATAGTATTATCTACTACGTTAACTTTAGTTTCCTGTAATACATCGAAGAATGCTAATACGAATCTTCCTGTTGATATCGCCAACAGACCTGTTGACGAAGACAGTCAAAAATACGAACAGGCACAGCTGGACGGGCTGAAAGCCTCTATCCAATCTGAAGTATCGGGAGAAAAATGTACAGATGTCAGTGAATGGGCATTTGCTCCTATGGGGGAAAAACCTTGCGGAGGACCTCAACAATATATTGC
The nucleotide sequence above comes from Chryseobacterium sp. 7. Encoded proteins:
- a CDS encoding FN3 associated domain-containing protein, which codes for MKFKVFLLFLGSPAWVFSQSLLQMEVSTQNNDVEVIQNNTVSFSSSDLELAGKDGANLQETFLRFDGVSLPADAVINNVYLVFYGDEPSTSSATMKITGEIGSSLPYPTSTAASTGLNLKSRNYSTGFAEWITSGCVVDQQYQSPDLKNVFSEMFTNAGLNNASLAFRIQGNGQGAFTVKSYSAATGKKPKLVINYSTQTTTITKLISSGNNDAEQVLTTGNIDLGSGIMELGGKYGATPQISALRFENVQIPANAEITKAYIEFYSYGTNPNNAELVFRTELGNAPVYTTASNNISGRNYSQHKAKWVTAPWTSGNTMYRSVDLKEIIDENRLNGWQSGQTLAFKVEGNDGNATAWSVNGSPNYQPKLVIEYKNNGNGPSVGPAPQDETVRKYVSAWENDGIQNLSTGGIDLGRGILELGGKSGATAQTTGIRFENIQIPDNAYVTDAYIEFYAYGNSTNALVKISSEMANAAVYNTTSANITKRNYSTIFADWNTGNWTSNSKYRTSNLRNIVDQARINGWQSGNSLAFKLESESGGANVYSRNGSELYQPRLVIEYLNNNTGPAIDIESNPANMNKLYINEVSSEGTQSQEEDWIEIYNDHDYPVYFNKQNSGIYLSDKNGNRTLSELKDIYIPAKGFTTFIADSDPSKGSNHLNFGLSSDGETIYFSRKVNGNVIQQDILTYQNIPYNQTAGKFPNGTGSLVNFIKPTYNASNNDGKQRVDLGFSKTRGVYDSGFDLAISVPAGTTVKYTLNGKTPSATVGTVYTAPIAISKTSAIKVYAYDAAGNNSGVVAHTYVLRNNYANETTADGYWQWYYKSNITAAEYAQAIGEVPIVSVTTNAEPNTIWAEASVEYIDNNVYSGRKNFFSNSLTKKFGQESLGFYNPNLKLKFNSDSGVKKANYAFFDDYPNDAFENPGKIQTLELKQGQDNASRNVYNIGFMRFSEKISMNLQKEMGKYALNTRYINLFVNGKYRGLKTLRNDFNPNNLEEIFGDDDNNYTKVNLQDGYFNGGIVEAGDGSQAVWNNIRNIAFAKKFQDLKKLVDVDDLIKFQLAFMFTDTENEAVAIMHNTNPDVMKAKFMINDTDGSFFGGITYSSSDVSMPARGFAGGGGNYKFKWIYSPWSINGPGESSETSWDQIPMLQPEIWSLKL
- a CDS encoding lamin tail domain-containing protein; the protein is MDLLTMEHKRSGGIFGNFMGSNTNATAGNLEFKTLVKDAVLQYMGPASGNFSGTDGATLSVVNVQNKIKSTMTELDRLYKLDAAYMGYTGNVYEQWKNVDGPRIIAQVPERVSFNLKKWLEYNMAHTLLPNEIPTSSTIKKTDQIQISNPNSGTQVYYTLNGTDPMGNDGVISQEAHLYNGTFTLPVGTYNIMTRAFTTNNWGPKSSKAIKVEDVNPGKFVITGINYKPQTNGDAEFLMITNAGGADLDVSGYTIADAIVYKFPDGTKISPNQTIMLVKDLTLVTGFSQYNKFQWTSGSLSNSGEPITFKDTAGNTIDYVSFGSILPWPTEANGLGSYLKLISSDLNNELPESWEAASISTASAFAKAKTAKSDERKITSDLVPASGQEIKIYPVPMKNILFININEESVISIYNTAGQMVKTKKLSAGKDSIDVSGLSQGGYLVKIQGEKESKVFKATKE
- a CDS encoding DoxX family protein, with amino-acid sequence MTKNKIIYWASTCLVAIPLLCSGVIYLLNPSIIESAHPNMGFPGYFKTELGVAKILGSIALLIPLPSRVKGFAYSGITIVLISAFITHLSIGDTLKDILIPLFILSILAVSYIYKQKI
- the ribB gene encoding 3,4-dihydroxy-2-butanone-4-phosphate synthase; translated protein: MSDIKLNTIPEAIEDLKNGKIIIVVDDEDRENEGDFLCAAELTTPEIINFMALHGRGLICMPLPEKRCDELGLEVMVSRSSDPKETAFTVSVDLLGNGTSTGISAGDRAKTILALMDEKSKPTDFMRPGHIFPLRARKGGVLKRAGHTEAAIDLTHLAGLKEGGVICEIMNEDGTMSRLPELHAFAQKHDMKIVSIEDLIHYQLKKGNLVERLEEKKVKTHYGDFDFYAFRETSNDQIHFALTKGAWTVDEPVLVRVQSSDSYFDVLTRLNNGEKPLLEKVTGMVNEAGKGAIIFINNVSNSENTLRKLQQFLNYQDGQEQHPTLAYNYRDYGIGTQILKNLGINKFKVITQNPNIKPQVGGYDVEVTEMVQL
- a CDS encoding LLM class flavin-dependent oxidoreductase, with product MKNFEISVLDLAPVKQGKSIHDTFQDSLSLANHAENLDYKRFWLAEHHNMESIASSATSVLIGFIANGTKKIRVGSGGIMLPNHSSLVIAEQFGTLESLFPGRIDLGLGRAPGTDGLTAQALGRNPAIINEQFPRQILELQRYFSKENSDAMVRAIPGEGLDVPLYILGSSTDSAWLAAELGLPYAFAGHFAPEQMEMAFKIYREHFESSKYADKPYIIACVNGVAAETSEEAHKISTTLFQAFINIVRNDRKPFAPPVDDMDEIWSPMEKSMVLQKLRYTFIGDQAEVQEKLKDFQERFQVDELMINSHIYDHQKRLRSYEIFREAANSIQSVINHS
- a CDS encoding M12 family metallopeptidase, which encodes MNKKSNSLFYRQILTGRTVFMSFLIAATLFSCSKNNEEISSEAQTNAFNADNLKKGKLGGQDIIYERKNGMNFFEGDMVLSDKQLSEGNEVNKGGASYSRWPSGKIYYTIASNMGSINVNKINSAISEYNSKTNTQWIYRTNQSNYVEFIFGSSSGSDGWAHIGYQGGKQTVSLDQYISVGSVIHEMGHTVGLYHEHTRKDRDQYVKILWNNIQSGQSYNFNIYSSGTDIGPFNINSVMMYWPTSYSKNGQPTITRADNSSFTYNRTGFTTGDINTINAMYP
- a CDS encoding helix-turn-helix domain-containing protein → MNNHFFDLIEYTNRSVFLTGKAGTGKTTFLNDFVRRTKKKHIVIAPTGIAAINAGGVTIHSMFGLPLRTFLPTTERIDTSLANNIADLMPHFKYRKDKLKLLREVEIIIIDEVSMLRADVLDMMDFSLRFIRRNNQRFGGVQMLFIGDLFQLPPVVRDEHILKMYYNSPFFFDSHAIKEVPIVTIELTKVYRQSDEAFLEILNAIRDGDVANIDFNHLNERYDPDFDMGKESYVYLCSHNKMADEINQEKLAEIKVDPQTYEAKLVGDFKENQFPNEQFLELKIGAQIMFIRNDISGEKKYFNGKLGEIIGLDENEIRVILDESEREIVVKRETWEQKKYFLDTDKNIKEEVLGSFEQFPIKLAWAVTIHKSQGLTFDKVIIDAGKSFTAGQVYVALSRCRTLEGIVLKSKITPEVIFKDNRILHFHTDTIANDHVEAILNQEKYDYSIRKVLRTLDCTWFLKEVEEWNNLSIVTKNIDHVKTKQLYLQLKHEAVNLGKIFEKLERVIFQKVNNFIEQKEEWTEIESKSKGAVNFFFTEIRNKIFDPLKDFYAEIKGAKGLKQYNEEFKSWLEDIEEYLNSLRDIHLLETKLLEEKNDKEINLKIAKVPSQVLTFQLFEQGKTIGEIALERGLVKETVIGHLAKFAEQGLLDIARVITSDKIKAFEEEFYKNPHETLTEWKNALPNHFEFNEIRILINHYNYKKGRNS